The following coding sequences lie in one Lelliottia jeotgali genomic window:
- a CDS encoding TonB-dependent receptor, with translation MRSSHKVGYLLTGCLIVPGTTFSAENEGESVFSTLTITDNAQAETNHPGSSADTYTRPGAYSSRMLNENLQSLDASLRSMAGTYTQIDPLQGTVNVNIRGMSGLGRVNTMVDGVTQTFYGMAPSSYHFGPSNSAGVLIDPNFLAEVDVSRGSSAGSQGVNALAGSANMRTIGIDDLVKEGRQTGVLSRFSVGDNGLGRTGMVAVAGKTDPFDNGGMLGALVGISGTRTYATYENGGGQSSKEFMGEDTNYMRQEPRSQLYKVDFNPDQYNHIEFAGRNYQNTFTRRDITSDDYYLRYNYSPLSELIDFNVLASTSRGNQNYQIESLYNFSNASTTNKSNAVDVSNTSRFTWASVDVEYLLGGKLMDTRYTRGFEQDNETDRNAFSPSGKQKIASLYTGLTLNKSIYQLDLNLNYTRSQVQGFKPACADNEKCFPQGEANLDLDDKALNPSVTLSAQVTPWLQPFVSWSRSSRAPNVQEVFFANEGGASMNPFLKPEKADTWQAGFNLNKEGLLSEQDSFHLKALAYESRIKDYINSESFFLCYDGSRCKDIDNSSGGFNANIYVNTPSPVTTRGYEIEAGYDIGYAYVNLTWSKQHTNQPTSIASSSTSFSYDDLSDLPDSYATLDVGGRMFDQKLVVGSLFKFTGKTKRLSTWPDENTNTMNKDEMPNIPTVIDLYSSYQLTDDVKLRLSVQNVTDKNYADALNRMNQNGMENEGSSSVTTTARGRTWVFGGEIRF, from the coding sequence AATCATCCGGGCTCGTCGGCGGATACTTACACGCGCCCAGGCGCGTACAGTTCGCGCATGCTGAATGAGAATCTGCAAAGTCTCGACGCGTCGCTTCGCAGCATGGCCGGAACCTATACGCAGATCGATCCGCTGCAGGGGACGGTTAACGTCAACATCCGTGGGATGAGCGGGCTGGGGCGCGTCAATACTATGGTCGATGGCGTGACGCAGACCTTTTACGGCATGGCGCCCAGCAGCTATCACTTTGGGCCGAGCAACAGCGCGGGCGTGTTGATTGATCCTAACTTCCTCGCAGAAGTGGATGTGTCGCGCGGCAGCAGTGCGGGTTCGCAAGGAGTCAATGCCCTGGCCGGTAGCGCCAATATGCGCACCATTGGTATTGACGATCTGGTTAAAGAAGGACGCCAGACCGGCGTGTTATCCCGTTTCTCCGTCGGTGATAACGGGCTGGGACGCACCGGAATGGTGGCGGTGGCGGGCAAAACCGATCCCTTTGATAACGGCGGAATGCTTGGAGCGCTGGTGGGGATCAGCGGCACTCGGACCTACGCCACCTATGAAAACGGCGGTGGTCAGAGCAGCAAGGAGTTCATGGGGGAAGATACAAACTACATGCGCCAGGAGCCTCGCTCCCAGCTGTATAAAGTGGATTTCAATCCCGACCAGTACAACCATATCGAGTTCGCCGGACGTAATTACCAGAACACCTTCACCCGCCGCGATATCACCAGCGATGATTACTACCTGCGCTACAACTATTCGCCGCTGTCCGAACTGATTGATTTCAACGTGCTGGCGAGTACCAGTCGTGGCAATCAAAACTATCAGATTGAGTCGCTGTATAACTTCAGCAACGCTTCCACCACCAACAAATCAAACGCCGTAGATGTGAGCAACACCAGCCGCTTTACCTGGGCGAGCGTTGATGTTGAGTATCTTTTGGGCGGTAAGCTGATGGACACCCGCTATACGCGTGGCTTTGAACAGGATAACGAAACTGACCGCAACGCGTTCTCGCCGTCCGGTAAGCAAAAGATTGCATCGCTCTACACCGGTTTAACCTTAAATAAGAGCATCTACCAGCTCGATTTGAATTTGAACTACACCCGCAGCCAGGTGCAGGGTTTCAAACCGGCCTGCGCGGATAACGAGAAATGTTTCCCGCAGGGCGAAGCGAATCTCGATTTGGACGACAAAGCGCTGAACCCGTCAGTGACACTTTCCGCGCAGGTTACGCCGTGGCTGCAGCCATTTGTCAGCTGGAGCCGTTCGTCTCGTGCGCCTAACGTGCAGGAGGTGTTCTTCGCAAATGAGGGGGGAGCATCCATGAACCCGTTCCTGAAACCGGAAAAGGCCGATACCTGGCAGGCAGGTTTCAACCTCAACAAAGAGGGGCTGCTGAGCGAACAGGATTCGTTCCACCTGAAAGCGCTGGCGTACGAGTCGCGGATTAAGGATTACATTAACAGCGAGTCTTTCTTCCTTTGCTACGACGGATCGCGCTGCAAGGATATCGATAACTCTTCCGGCGGCTTTAACGCCAATATTTACGTCAACACCCCTTCACCGGTGACGACGCGCGGGTACGAAATCGAGGCGGGGTATGACATCGGATATGCCTACGTTAACCTGACATGGAGCAAGCAGCACACCAATCAACCGACGTCGATTGCCAGCAGCAGCACCAGTTTTTCGTATGACGACCTGAGTGATTTACCGGACAGCTACGCAACGCTGGACGTTGGCGGGCGCATGTTCGATCAAAAGCTGGTGGTCGGCAGCCTGTTTAAATTCACCGGCAAAACCAAGCGTTTAAGCACCTGGCCGGATGAAAACACCAACACCATGAATAAAGACGAGATGCCGAATATTCCGACGGTTATCGATCTCTACAGTTCATATCAGCTGACGGATGATGTGAAGCTGCGCTTGAGCGTGCAAAACGTCACCGACAAAAACTACGCTGATGCGCTGAACCGCATGAACCAGAACGGCATGGAAAATGAAGGATCGTCCTCGGTTACCACCACGGCGCGCGGTCGTACCTGGGTCTTTGGCGGGGAGATTCGTTTCTGA
- a CDS encoding LysR-family transcriptional regulator, whose translation MRYSPEALSAFVETVATGSFSAAARRLRKSQSTVSTAIANLEADLGFALFDRSARQPVLTEQGEQVLGYVQSILAASARLDELAVSLTAQTEARLTFVLSDTLNPDVLEDLMIQFDKRFPHTEFECLIGEEEDVIDLLQKERAQIGLTEARDVYPTGIGVIRLPMQTQMAIYVATNHPLAAQGRVEVDELHGWRELQLSTYLERETTHVRGPIWSAPNYLLLLSMAVQGFGWCALPCALVEEFAAAKSLVQINVPGWPRSVAIDLLWNKRSPPGVAGSWLRQYLQDAR comes from the coding sequence ATGCGCTACTCTCCTGAAGCTTTGTCTGCATTTGTTGAAACCGTCGCGACCGGTTCATTCTCGGCCGCCGCGCGACGCCTGCGCAAAAGCCAGTCCACCGTCAGCACCGCGATTGCCAATCTGGAAGCCGATCTCGGTTTTGCACTGTTTGACCGCTCCGCGCGGCAGCCGGTTTTGACCGAGCAGGGCGAACAGGTGCTGGGTTATGTGCAGTCGATTCTGGCCGCCAGTGCGCGTCTGGATGAGCTGGCAGTTTCGCTGACGGCGCAGACCGAAGCCCGGCTGACCTTTGTCCTTTCTGACACGCTCAACCCTGACGTGCTGGAGGATTTAATGATCCAGTTCGACAAGCGCTTTCCACACACTGAGTTTGAATGTTTGATTGGGGAGGAAGAGGACGTTATCGATCTGCTGCAAAAAGAGCGTGCGCAGATTGGCCTTACAGAGGCGCGCGACGTTTATCCCACCGGCATCGGCGTGATTCGCCTGCCGATGCAAACCCAGATGGCAATCTACGTGGCGACGAACCATCCGTTAGCGGCTCAGGGAAGGGTGGAAGTCGATGAGCTGCACGGCTGGCGCGAGCTGCAGCTGAGTACCTATCTGGAACGCGAGACCACCCACGTGCGCGGCCCGATCTGGTCCGCGCCCAACTATCTGTTACTTCTGAGCATGGCGGTGCAGGGCTTCGGCTGGTGTGCACTGCCCTGTGCGCTGGTGGAGGAGTTCGCCGCCGCCAAAAGTCTGGTGCAAATCAACGTTCCCGGCTGGCCGCGCTCGGTTGCTATCGATCTTCTGTGGAACAAACGCAGCCCGCCAGGCGTCGCCGGAAGCTGGCTGCGACAGTATCTGCAGGACGCGCGTTAA
- a CDS encoding transporter translates to MGAGTLFLPIQLGSAGAIVLLITALVAYPLTYWPHKALAQFILSSNAKGSEGITSAVTHYYGKKIGNLITTLYFVAFFVVVLIYAVAITNSITEQLAKHLTVDTTVRVLVSLGVVMVLNLIFLTGRHVTIKVMGFLVFPLIAYFLFVSLYLTTSWQPSLLTSQMAFDQHTLHQVWISIPVMVFAFSHTPIISTFAVDRREKYSDAAMGKCKKIMKVAYLIICLSVLFFVFSCLLSIPPSYIVAAKEEGVTILSALSMMPSSPAWLGISGIAVAIVAMSKSFLGTYFGVIEGATEIVKSSLNQVGIKKSRAFNRALSIMAVSFITFVVCFINPNAISMIYAISGPLIAMILFIMPTLSTYLIPALKPYRSFGNLLTLIVGVLCVSVMFVG, encoded by the coding sequence GTGGGCGCAGGAACGCTGTTCTTGCCCATTCAGCTCGGCTCCGCAGGCGCGATTGTCCTGCTGATTACGGCCCTCGTGGCTTATCCATTAACCTACTGGCCGCACAAAGCGCTGGCCCAGTTTATCCTGTCGTCGAACGCCAAAGGCAGTGAAGGGATCACCAGCGCGGTGACGCACTACTACGGCAAAAAGATCGGCAATCTGATCACCACGCTCTACTTTGTCGCCTTCTTTGTGGTGGTGCTGATTTACGCCGTGGCGATCACCAACTCGATCACTGAACAGCTGGCGAAGCATCTGACTGTCGACACTACCGTGCGCGTGCTGGTGAGTCTCGGCGTGGTGATGGTGCTGAATCTGATCTTCCTGACCGGCCGCCACGTCACTATCAAGGTAATGGGGTTCCTGGTCTTCCCGCTGATCGCCTACTTCCTGTTTGTGTCGCTGTACCTCACCACCAGCTGGCAGCCGTCGCTATTGACCAGCCAGATGGCATTTGATCAGCACACGCTGCACCAGGTATGGATTTCTATTCCAGTGATGGTTTTCGCTTTTAGCCATACGCCGATCATCTCTACGTTTGCCGTCGACAGACGCGAAAAGTACAGCGATGCGGCAATGGGTAAATGCAAAAAAATCATGAAGGTCGCGTACCTGATCATTTGCCTGAGCGTGCTGTTCTTTGTCTTCAGCTGCCTGCTGTCGATTCCGCCGTCGTACATCGTGGCGGCCAAAGAGGAAGGCGTAACGATTCTCTCTGCGCTCTCGATGATGCCGTCCTCCCCCGCCTGGCTGGGTATTTCCGGGATTGCGGTGGCGATTGTGGCAATGTCGAAATCGTTCCTCGGCACCTATTTTGGGGTGATTGAAGGGGCGACGGAGATCGTCAAATCGTCGCTGAATCAGGTGGGCATCAAGAAGAGCCGCGCCTTTAACCGCGCCCTGTCGATCATGGCGGTGTCGTTCATTACGTTTGTGGTGTGCTTTATCAACCCGAACGCAATTTCGATGATTTACGCCATCAGCGGGCCGCTGATCGCCATGATTTTGTTCATCATGCCGACGCTCTCGACCTACCTCATTCCGGCGCTAAAACCGTACCGCTCTTTCGGCAATCTGCTGACGCTGATTGTCGGCGTGCTGTGCGTGTCGGTAATGTTTGTCGGCTAA